One stretch of Candidatus Bathyarchaeia archaeon DNA includes these proteins:
- a CDS encoding ABC transporter ATP-binding protein, whose protein sequence is MKLRVTQAEYHYDSQKTHGFRDINFTLEHEGVLTILGPNGCGKTTLLKCIDQLIKLDHGSISVNGRKLSSLSRVEIAKAIGYVPQFHQPSFSFSVLDAVLVGRAPHVGLLHSPKKEDIQIAKQALETMDIANLTNTPYTQISGGEKQMVLFARILAQQPSLLLLDEPTSHLDFGNQLRLLKTVQKLADGGMPIIMTSHFPDHAFLVSKKVALMKNGELVGLGAPDEVVTEQNLEDVYKIKVKVMNVDAGVNRKICVPVGE, encoded by the coding sequence ATGAAACTTCGTGTAACTCAGGCGGAATACCACTATGATTCCCAAAAAACCCACGGTTTTAGAGACATAAACTTCACGTTGGAACACGAAGGCGTCCTAACAATACTGGGGCCAAATGGCTGTGGCAAAACCACCCTCCTAAAATGCATTGACCAACTGATAAAACTGGACCACGGCAGCATTTCGGTAAACGGCAGAAAACTAAGCAGCTTATCCAGAGTGGAAATAGCAAAAGCCATAGGGTATGTACCCCAATTTCATCAGCCAAGTTTCTCTTTTTCTGTTCTGGATGCGGTACTGGTCGGCAGGGCTCCCCACGTTGGACTGCTGCACTCGCCCAAAAAAGAAGACATCCAAATCGCTAAACAAGCGCTGGAAACCATGGACATAGCCAACTTAACCAATACCCCCTACACGCAGATTAGTGGTGGAGAAAAACAGATGGTGCTTTTCGCCAGAATTTTGGCGCAACAACCTTCTCTGCTTTTGCTTGATGAGCCAACTTCTCATTTAGACTTTGGAAATCAACTTCGACTGTTAAAAACAGTGCAGAAACTGGCGGATGGGGGCATGCCAATAATTATGACCTCACATTTTCCTGATCACGCTTTTTTGGTATCTAAAAAAGTGGCTCTGATGAAAAATGGAGAATTGGTCGGTCTTGGAGCGCCTGACGAAGTCGTAACCGAACAGAATCTGGAGGATGTTTACAAAATCAAGGTCAAAGTGATGAACGTAGATGCAGGGGTTAACCGTAAAATCTGCGTTCCTGTTGGCGAATAA
- a CDS encoding FmdE family protein has translation MVENKDEFERLLQKAAELRGHLCVGLPLGLKMAQMGLKLLNMTEAEKKENLVVFVENDKCPADAIQIAAGCSAGSRKLKMVYYGKSAATFVDGTTGKGYRVVEKKDLMSRALSLAVKDGIVQAGEKVEAFSKLDRKIMMNAFLKLTPEELFDFHAVKVTWDAPLLSSRLEPRRYCSKCGEEIMGGMSIVQGDQTVCKACFKGAYYQNI, from the coding sequence ATGGTGGAAAACAAAGACGAATTTGAGCGGTTACTTCAAAAAGCAGCTGAGCTTAGAGGGCACCTCTGTGTAGGTTTGCCTTTAGGTTTAAAGATGGCGCAGATGGGGCTCAAACTGCTCAATATGACTGAAGCTGAAAAGAAGGAAAACCTGGTGGTTTTCGTCGAGAACGACAAATGCCCTGCAGACGCAATTCAAATTGCCGCAGGATGTAGTGCAGGTAGCCGCAAACTCAAAATGGTCTATTATGGGAAGTCAGCCGCTACGTTTGTTGATGGCACAACAGGGAAAGGGTATCGGGTTGTGGAGAAAAAAGACCTGATGTCCCGTGCTTTGAGTTTGGCTGTGAAAGATGGCATAGTCCAGGCGGGCGAAAAAGTGGAAGCGTTCTCCAAGCTGGATCGAAAGATAATGATGAATGCTTTCCTGAAGCTGACGCCCGAGGAACTGTTTGACTTTCACGCGGTCAAGGTGACTTGGGATGCCCCGCTTCTTTCTTCACGGCTGGAGCCTCGAAGGTACTGCTCCAAATGCGGCGAAGAAATTATGGGTGGAATGAGCATTGTACAAGGTGACCAAACTGTGTGTAAGGCGTGCTTCAAAGGTGCGTATTACCAAAATATCTAA
- a CDS encoding Zn-ribbon domain-containing OB-fold protein: protein MSTQVPFTIEQFYKFLAEGKLMAAKCQKCGKIHLPPRPMCDNCYGQDFVWMEVSGKGKLLTYTTIHVAPQQFQSLVPYTVGIVELENGLKLPGMISGIPPEAVKIGMALKVEFKACDVGQTWPQWQRYCFKLT from the coding sequence ATGAGTACCCAAGTGCCCTTTACAATTGAGCAGTTCTACAAGTTTCTTGCTGAAGGCAAGTTGATGGCGGCAAAATGCCAAAAATGCGGAAAAATCCACCTGCCCCCCAGACCCATGTGCGACAACTGCTATGGCCAAGATTTTGTGTGGATGGAGGTTTCAGGCAAAGGCAAACTACTAACCTACACAACAATTCATGTGGCGCCGCAGCAGTTTCAATCGTTGGTGCCATACACGGTGGGGATTGTGGAGTTAGAAAACGGGTTAAAGCTGCCCGGCATGATTTCAGGCATACCCCCAGAAGCCGTGAAGATAGGCATGGCGCTGAAGGTGGAGTTCAAAGCCTGTGACGTGGGGCAGACATGGCCACAGTGGCAACGGTACTGCTTCAAACTCACCTAA
- a CDS encoding ABC transporter substrate-binding protein codes for MKNQFKVIAVAIVLLVIIVVGALVVPPYLQSNSTPSPSPTTTSPSPSPITSTSSPTPVTSPTPITTNTPSPTPTATNLPSPTATISASPTPTATASPSPTATSAPSPSPTATNTPTPTPTPTPEPTTRTIIDMYGRNLTVPTKVNRVLATSPIEMEIVYMLAPEKLVGLPFSYNGNPAYVSAEYADIPVVGGWFGTQTGNIETFLAAKPDVLLDGTDSNNDSLAEMQQKFGTVPVVGCSAGDYLTQYKPEILFLGDLLGVPDQAQNLVAYYEEAMNYVTSKVFNIQYSNKVTVYYAEGSAGLNTDPVGSMHTMLLSFCGGVNVANVTLLPGYGMASTSMEAIYQWNPQMIIIGRGSQATLYNTIINSTLWNQLDAVKNGQVVIRPDNPFSWFDGPPGPGQILGMYWMVHTLYPSLTTDLDLSAKVTEFYSQFFHYDLTDAEVQTLLSGGNL; via the coding sequence ATGAAAAATCAATTCAAAGTAATAGCGGTCGCGATTGTGCTTTTAGTGATTATAGTGGTTGGAGCACTGGTTGTTCCGCCATACCTGCAAAGCAACAGCACTCCATCACCCTCGCCAACAACTACCTCGCCATCTCCCTCTCCAATCACAAGTACATCATCGCCAACACCTGTAACCTCACCAACACCAATAACCACTAATACACCCTCTCCAACACCGACAGCCACAAACTTGCCCTCTCCCACCGCCACAATTTCAGCCTCTCCAACACCGACAGCCACCGCTTCGCCCTCACCGACAGCCACTAGTGCTCCCTCTCCATCTCCAACGGCCACAAACACTCCCACACCAACCCCCACTCCAACGCCAGAGCCAACTACTCGAACAATCATTGATATGTACGGAAGAAACCTGACTGTACCCACAAAAGTTAATCGCGTGTTAGCTACAAGCCCAATTGAAATGGAAATCGTCTATATGCTTGCCCCCGAAAAACTGGTTGGCTTACCCTTTTCTTACAACGGCAACCCGGCTTATGTGTCAGCCGAATACGCTGACATACCCGTGGTGGGCGGCTGGTTTGGGACACAGACGGGGAACATTGAAACGTTTCTAGCGGCAAAGCCCGATGTCCTCTTAGACGGCACAGACAGCAATAACGATTCACTGGCGGAAATGCAGCAAAAGTTCGGCACTGTCCCCGTAGTAGGATGCAGCGCAGGGGACTATCTGACGCAGTATAAACCTGAAATCCTCTTCTTAGGTGACCTTCTCGGTGTACCTGACCAGGCACAAAATTTGGTCGCTTACTACGAGGAAGCAATGAACTACGTAACTTCGAAAGTCTTCAACATCCAATATAGCAATAAGGTAACGGTTTACTATGCGGAGGGCTCAGCTGGACTTAACACGGACCCTGTAGGGTCAATGCACACAATGCTCCTATCTTTCTGCGGCGGCGTAAACGTAGCAAACGTTACTTTGCTTCCTGGATACGGCATGGCATCCACTTCGATGGAGGCAATTTACCAGTGGAACCCCCAGATGATAATCATCGGACGCGGCAGCCAAGCAACACTGTACAATACAATCATAAACAGCACCCTATGGAACCAGCTTGACGCAGTCAAAAATGGCCAAGTAGTCATTCGACCAGATAACCCGTTCTCGTGGTTTGATGGACCACCGGGGCCGGGCCAGATTTTGGGCATGTACTGGATGGTGCATACGCTGTACCCAAGCTTAACCACGGACTTAGACCTCAGTGCAAAAGTAACGGAATTCTATTCGCAGTTCTTCCACTACGATCTAACTGATGCTGAAGTCCAGACGCTACTAAGTGGAGGAAACCTGTAA
- a CDS encoding FprA family A-type flavoprotein, with the protein MGAKVKITCQPTHTRFHEAKVMSKANPKPLPLTADVHWVGVNDTQTPLFEGLWSIPEGVSYNSYLVQGSEKTALIDCVHEKKAEEHFDKISQLTDISKLDYLVVNHMEPDHTGAIPQLLKKAPNIKLVFTPIAQTIFRKFYGTNPTAELVKGDDVEISLGNKTLRFLQTPWLHWPETMSTYLPEDKVLFCCDAFGSFKKLPDGAILESDMNVAAQNVCGCSQKYFASVFNGQRDWVVKAVEKFERMGLEFEFLAPSHGPVYTTGAKQTLRQWTAWSKGSYKKTVVAAYGSMYGLTAKCLSALGKGVAEAGGSVVSFNLSEADPVDALTALVESPAIVVASPTYEHEVFPKVADFVNLLRVKKFSDRCASVFGSFGWSGEATRKLASELAELGFEVVGKPLPVYGSPTEADLEKVRELGRALAERAFAKTSAV; encoded by the coding sequence ATGGGTGCAAAGGTTAAAATCACCTGCCAACCAACACACACAAGATTCCACGAGGCTAAAGTTATGTCAAAGGCAAACCCCAAACCCCTCCCCCTCACCGCCGACGTCCACTGGGTAGGCGTCAACGACACCCAAACCCCCCTCTTTGAAGGGCTCTGGAGCATCCCCGAAGGCGTCTCCTACAACTCCTACCTCGTCCAAGGCTCCGAGAAAACCGCGCTCATCGACTGCGTCCACGAGAAAAAAGCGGAGGAGCACTTTGATAAAATCAGCCAGCTAACTGACATCTCCAAACTCGACTACCTCGTCGTTAACCACATGGAGCCCGACCACACAGGCGCCATCCCCCAACTTCTCAAAAAAGCCCCCAACATTAAACTCGTCTTCACCCCCATTGCCCAAACCATATTCAGAAAATTCTACGGCACCAACCCTACCGCTGAACTGGTGAAGGGCGATGATGTGGAGATTTCGCTGGGAAACAAAACCCTGCGGTTTTTGCAGACGCCGTGGCTGCATTGGCCCGAAACCATGAGCACCTACCTACCCGAGGATAAGGTGCTGTTTTGTTGTGACGCGTTTGGCTCGTTTAAGAAGTTGCCTGACGGCGCCATTTTGGAGTCGGACATGAATGTGGCTGCGCAGAATGTCTGCGGTTGTTCACAGAAGTATTTTGCTTCTGTTTTTAATGGGCAGCGGGATTGGGTTGTTAAGGCGGTGGAGAAGTTTGAGCGGATGGGGTTGGAGTTTGAGTTTTTGGCGCCCAGCCACGGACCCGTTTACACTACAGGCGCAAAGCAGACTCTTCGGCAGTGGACTGCGTGGAGCAAGGGTAGCTACAAGAAAACCGTGGTTGCCGCTTACGGCAGCATGTACGGCTTAACCGCAAAATGCCTAAGCGCCCTCGGAAAAGGCGTAGCTGAGGCAGGCGGCAGCGTTGTAAGCTTTAATCTTTCGGAGGCAGACCCCGTTGATGCGTTAACTGCACTGGTTGAGTCGCCCGCCATTGTGGTGGCTTCTCCAACGTATGAACATGAGGTTTTTCCGAAAGTGGCGGATTTTGTGAATTTGCTGCGGGTGAAAAAGTTCTCCGACCGCTGCGCCAGCGTGTTTGGGAGTTTTGGGTGGAGCGGCGAAGCCACCAGAAAACTCGCCTCAGAACTGGCGGAGTTGGGCTTTGAAGTGGTCGGCAAACCGCTTCCCGTTTACGGCAGCCCCACCGAGGCGGATTTAGAAAAAGTTAGGGAGCTTGGCAGGGCACTTGCGGAGCGGGCGTTTGCCAAGACCAGCGCGGTTTAG
- a CDS encoding NUDIX domain-containing protein — MKKAVNRVTPTHLLHSAGQFKEMQKKPRWRRYLRFRKRRRGTAVVDTSKGILVVSEDGKTYHLPGGAAKNGESRKDAAIRELEEETGLKATDYSYLFDCASRIHRDINGGFYQDTHKVYLTKVSGVAAPKNEIKHVAYTTDSNVNLSGTTKKIIAKYLEGRVQT, encoded by the coding sequence ATGAAAAAAGCAGTTAACCGGGTGACACCTACTCATCTGCTGCATTCTGCGGGGCAGTTTAAAGAAATGCAAAAGAAACCCCGCTGGCGGAGGTATCTGCGATTCCGGAAGCGGCGAAGAGGAACCGCTGTAGTTGATACTTCAAAAGGAATACTAGTTGTAAGTGAAGATGGCAAAACATATCATTTGCCCGGCGGCGCTGCAAAAAACGGCGAAAGCCGTAAAGACGCCGCAATAAGAGAGTTAGAGGAGGAAACTGGACTAAAAGCCACGGACTATTCCTACCTTTTTGATTGTGCCAGTCGCATTCATCGTGACATAAACGGCGGCTTCTACCAAGACACTCACAAAGTGTACCTGACCAAAGTTTCTGGTGTTGCCGCGCCTAAAAATGAAATTAAGCATGTTGCTTACACAACTGACTCCAACGTGAACTTGTCTGGGACTACAAAAAAAATAATTGCAAAATACCTCGAGGGAAGGGTTCAAACCTGA
- a CDS encoding tyrosine-type recombinase/integrase: MKVNGAAESTIMCTVRRLKFLNKNTSLDIPQICREYIINYNATNAYKEGLATAYNRYIKYYDLKWEMPYFQKEERLPNVPSTEEANTIISSFQRKWATIFTILKETGLRPIELHRTTLKNIDLEKGTINAKACKRGNPRILKLTDNTLALLKTYITETTSKQLFPSSGDQCRAWTKGRKRTAKKLNRPELTKYRLYDLRHYFATMLYAKTKDILLVKQQLGHKRIEHTLIYTHLINFANDEYISRTVQLGTPTTLKEICELAEAGFTKFTEIDGYQIFRKSK; encoded by the coding sequence ATGAAAGTCAATGGAGCCGCCGAAAGCACAATCATGTGCACCGTAAGACGCTTAAAATTCCTAAACAAAAATACAAGTTTAGATATCCCACAAATCTGCAGAGAATACATAATCAATTACAATGCAACCAACGCTTACAAAGAAGGTTTAGCAACAGCATATAACCGCTACATCAAATACTACGACCTAAAATGGGAAATGCCCTATTTTCAAAAAGAAGAAAGACTACCAAACGTGCCAAGCACAGAAGAAGCAAACACTATAATATCTTCATTTCAAAGAAAATGGGCAACAATATTTACCATTCTGAAGGAAACAGGATTAAGACCAATAGAGTTACACAGAACCACACTCAAAAACATAGATTTAGAAAAAGGCACAATTAACGCAAAAGCATGCAAAAGAGGCAATCCGCGAATCCTAAAACTAACCGACAATACATTAGCTTTACTTAAAACATACATTACAGAAACCACAAGTAAACAACTATTCCCAAGTTCAGGAGACCAATGCAGAGCATGGACAAAAGGCAGAAAACGCACAGCTAAAAAACTTAACCGACCTGAACTAACCAAATACAGACTATACGACCTAAGACACTATTTTGCAACAATGCTCTATGCAAAAACCAAAGACATACTCTTAGTCAAACAGCAATTAGGGCACAAACGAATCGAGCACACCCTAATTTACACGCACTTAATCAACTTCGCAAACGATGAATACATCTCAAGAACTGTACAACTCGGAACACCAACAACACTAAAAGAAATATGCGAATTAGCCGAAGCAGGCTTCACAAAATTCACGGAGATAGATGGTTACCAGATATTCAGAAAATCTAAGTAA
- a CDS encoding FecCD family ABC transporter permease: MGVVLLVLLIFLFILSFTLGRYYVSPSEVIHILFSHIFTNVPPSIPDSVVMQIRLPRILAAMLVGATLSLAGASFQGLFRNPLVSPDILGVSAGAGFGAALAILFSGSRFTIQISAFCFALLAVTIAYAVSRVVKGHDNLSLILAGLAISSLFNASLSLMEYVANPVDQLPTIIYWLMGSLASLSLEDMFIAAVPMVIGIIILLLMRWRFNVLAMGEEEAQSMGVNVSQFRIIIVICCTMISAAAVCISGIIGWVGLVIPHISRLLVGPDHKRLLPVCLLLGALYLLLIDDIARTASSLEIPLGILTAMIGAPFFIYMLSRRGKGWT; the protein is encoded by the coding sequence GTGGGTGTAGTCCTTCTAGTTCTGCTCATATTCCTCTTTATCTTATCATTCACGTTAGGTAGGTACTACGTTTCCCCATCCGAAGTAATTCATATCCTGTTTTCGCACATCTTCACAAACGTCCCGCCCAGCATTCCTGACTCCGTTGTGATGCAAATTAGGCTACCTCGAATACTGGCAGCCATGCTGGTTGGTGCCACCCTATCCTTAGCAGGCGCCTCTTTTCAAGGGCTTTTCCGCAACCCTCTGGTCTCCCCCGACATTCTGGGTGTCTCCGCAGGCGCAGGTTTTGGAGCAGCTTTGGCAATCCTGTTTTCGGGAAGCCGATTCACCATCCAAATATCCGCTTTTTGTTTTGCACTCTTAGCGGTAACCATTGCTTACGCGGTCAGCCGAGTGGTTAAGGGCCACGACAACCTCAGCCTGATTTTAGCTGGGTTAGCCATTTCCTCTTTGTTTAACGCTTCTTTGTCATTGATGGAGTACGTCGCAAACCCTGTTGACCAGTTGCCCACGATTATCTATTGGTTAATGGGCAGCTTGGCTTCGCTGAGTCTCGAAGACATGTTTATCGCAGCAGTACCCATGGTAATCGGCATCATTATTCTACTGCTCATGCGCTGGCGGTTCAATGTGTTGGCGATGGGCGAAGAAGAAGCGCAGTCTATGGGTGTTAATGTAAGTCAATTCCGCATCATAATAGTGATCTGTTGCACCATGATAAGCGCCGCAGCAGTCTGCATCAGCGGCATCATCGGCTGGGTAGGTTTAGTCATTCCACACATCAGCCGTCTACTGGTGGGACCTGACCATAAACGGCTTTTGCCCGTGTGCCTCTTGCTGGGTGCATTGTATCTGTTGCTTATCGACGACATCGCACGCACCGCTTCCAGTCTGGAAATCCCTCTGGGCATCCTCACGGCGATGATTGGTGCGCCTTTCTTCATTTACATGCTTAGTAGACGGGGGAAGGGTTGGACATGA
- a CDS encoding Tfx family DNA-binding protein, which produces MIVTVQQVAYAIPEKTCGIQMRSRTNFTFRQMEVLRLRKRGFTQEKVAKMLGTSRENISIIERNAYKVFWAAQATIEAFKLLFEDGVFVVPSRTSIYDVPRLIFLRGDALGIQVKTDENTIIALVKSKGKIRQYRLVSPLAVRIKPDGQLLLQ; this is translated from the coding sequence ATGATTGTTACTGTGCAACAGGTAGCTTATGCAATTCCTGAGAAAACGTGTGGAATTCAGATGAGGAGCCGCACCAATTTTACTTTCCGTCAAATGGAGGTTTTACGCTTAAGAAAACGGGGCTTTACGCAGGAGAAGGTGGCTAAGATGCTTGGCACTAGCCGAGAAAACATTAGTATTATTGAACGAAACGCCTACAAAGTTTTCTGGGCTGCACAGGCAACCATTGAAGCCTTCAAGTTGCTTTTTGAAGATGGAGTGTTTGTGGTGCCAAGTAGAACTTCCATCTATGATGTTCCTAGACTTATTTTTCTGCGAGGCGATGCTCTTGGAATTCAAGTGAAGACCGATGAAAATACTATAATAGCTCTGGTTAAGTCAAAGGGGAAGATACGACAATACCGTTTAGTGTCGCCCTTAGCAGTAAGAATAAAGCCAGATGGGCAACTGCTTCTTCAGTAG
- a CDS encoding glycosyltransferase has protein sequence MGQVELSVVVPAFNEGNFIESALINLNDAFERENRDYEIVVIDDDSKDNTLLKALHYARKNGHVKIISYNENNDKGYAVKTGFLKSIGDVVVFADSNLEIDMDVVTKYIQALDHGDIVIL, from the coding sequence ATGGGACAAGTCGAACTATCCGTTGTAGTTCCAGCCTTTAACGAGGGAAACTTTATCGAATCTGCCCTCATCAACCTAAATGATGCATTCGAACGCGAAAATCGGGATTACGAAATCGTAGTTATCGATGACGACAGCAAAGATAACACTTTGCTGAAAGCACTTCATTATGCTAGAAAGAATGGCCACGTGAAGATAATCAGTTATAACGAGAATAACGACAAAGGCTATGCCGTGAAAACAGGTTTCCTGAAAAGCATAGGCGACGTAGTTGTTTTTGCAGATAGCAACCTGGAAATAGACATGGACGTTGTCACAAAATACATTCAAGCGTTAGACCATGGCGACATAGTTATCTTGTGA
- a CDS encoding thiolase domain-containing protein, giving the protein MGNQGLNGKPLVSIVSAGLSKFGKHEGLYARELFSYAAKEAFDRCPKLEPKRDVKAMFIGHMGEAYEHQGHTGSAVADWAGLLGVAATRTEAACASSGAALRSGIFAVLSGLADVVIVGGVEKMTHRSTSEVTEYLAMASDYPFEQFHGITFPGLFALMATAHMNAYGTTQEQMAKVAVKNHHNASLNPKAHLQKEITVDKVMESKMVAWPFKMYDCSLITDGASCVVLAKPELAAKYTDQPVHIVGSGQASDTIGLYERKSLTSLQATKTAAKTAYDMAAVSPAQVQVAEVHDCFTYAELMAYEDLGFCPVGESGALIDSGETCLGGRLPVNTSGGLKAKGHPVGATGTAQVYEIYLQLTGQAEKRQVKDAKLGLTHNVGGSGATATVHLYRSDA; this is encoded by the coding sequence ATGGGAAACCAAGGATTGAATGGAAAACCGCTTGTCTCCATAGTCAGCGCAGGCTTATCCAAATTCGGCAAACACGAAGGACTCTACGCCCGAGAACTCTTCAGCTACGCAGCCAAAGAAGCTTTTGACCGCTGCCCTAAACTGGAACCCAAACGCGACGTGAAAGCCATGTTCATCGGGCACATGGGCGAAGCCTACGAACATCAAGGACACACAGGCTCGGCAGTTGCTGACTGGGCAGGGCTTTTGGGTGTTGCCGCCACACGAACCGAAGCCGCATGCGCCTCAAGTGGAGCAGCCCTGCGGTCGGGTATTTTTGCGGTTCTTTCGGGCTTAGCCGATGTGGTTATTGTGGGAGGTGTGGAGAAAATGACTCACAGAAGCACCAGCGAAGTAACCGAATACCTTGCTATGGCTTCCGATTACCCGTTTGAACAGTTCCACGGCATCACTTTTCCAGGTTTATTTGCGTTGATGGCGACGGCGCATATGAACGCTTACGGAACAACACAGGAGCAAATGGCAAAGGTCGCCGTGAAAAACCACCACAACGCAAGCCTCAACCCAAAAGCGCACCTGCAAAAAGAGATAACCGTTGACAAGGTCATGGAGTCTAAGATGGTGGCATGGCCTTTCAAAATGTATGATTGCTCTCTGATTACTGACGGCGCCAGCTGCGTGGTGCTTGCCAAGCCCGAGTTAGCCGCCAAATACACCGACCAACCAGTGCACATAGTTGGTTCGGGACAAGCCAGCGACACCATCGGCTTGTACGAACGCAAAAGCCTAACCAGCCTGCAAGCCACCAAAACCGCAGCAAAAACCGCCTACGACATGGCAGCCGTATCCCCCGCGCAGGTTCAGGTGGCAGAAGTTCACGACTGCTTCACTTACGCTGAGCTTATGGCGTACGAGGACCTTGGATTCTGTCCTGTCGGCGAAAGTGGAGCGCTGATTGACAGCGGCGAAACCTGCCTCGGCGGACGCTTGCCCGTGAATACCAGCGGAGGCTTAAAAGCCAAGGGGCATCCCGTGGGAGCCACTGGAACTGCGCAAGTTTACGAGATTTATCTGCAGTTGACTGGGCAAGCCGAAAAACGCCAAGTCAAAGACGCCAAGTTGGGCTTAACCCATAACGTTGGCGGTTCAGGTGCCACTGCAACCGTACACCTCTATAGGAGCGACGCTTAA
- a CDS encoding M3 family oligoendopeptidase, producing the protein MTSNPEITWELTELFQNESDPKINQSIAQVQALADTFENMYRGKIAQLTPNALLQCLRELETFEEKIGNISLYASLAFSANMTLPQTQALYDRINKLEAQLSKQLAFFSLELGALVKDKPIVVAESALSDYRHMLERVQRRVKHQLSEVEEQLIIDKDQFGVQAWQELQSKWLSTRTFTVTVTGKEKSLSYGEANGLLPHPDRATRESANRAIYGLLGKDGEIFASALRSICNDWVVMSQRRKYTSPMESSLLSNDTQQQIIDNLLSAVEANVGMFRRYLTLKAQLMRLPVLGNHDIVAPLTDLPEQKFTFEEAKDKVIRAYNRFSPKYATAVKEMFEKRRIDASPRFGKRNGAFCAGYYTGKSAFILQSFTGSLGDVFTLAHELGHATHDYYASLSQPLMNTSIPSIVAETASIFGELLLTDLLLDEAKSDADRKAVLCLVLDEAGQTTFQVTARVWFEQALYASIEHGEYLDYSTICRHWTTARNRIFGDAVTWLPEMDAEWTMKPHYYMSNYRFYNYPYTYAQMFVFALYERYLQEGGVFVPKLETALSAGSSVSPLEIGKILGLDVADEGFWQLGLGRFGHFVAELEKTLT; encoded by the coding sequence ATGACCTCCAACCCCGAAATAACCTGGGAACTAACTGAACTCTTCCAAAACGAATCCGACCCAAAAATCAACCAATCCATTGCCCAAGTTCAAGCTTTGGCAGACACATTTGAAAACATGTACCGCGGAAAAATCGCCCAACTAACCCCAAATGCCCTGCTGCAATGCCTGCGGGAGCTGGAAACCTTCGAAGAAAAAATCGGCAACATCTCCCTTTACGCCAGCCTTGCCTTCTCCGCCAACATGACCCTGCCGCAGACGCAGGCACTCTACGACCGAATCAACAAGCTGGAAGCCCAGCTAAGCAAGCAGCTGGCGTTTTTCTCGCTGGAGCTGGGTGCGCTGGTGAAAGACAAACCCATAGTCGTGGCTGAATCGGCTTTGTCGGATTATCGGCACATGCTGGAGCGTGTCCAACGCCGCGTAAAACACCAACTCAGCGAGGTGGAGGAGCAGCTTATCATCGATAAAGACCAGTTTGGGGTGCAGGCATGGCAGGAACTGCAGAGCAAGTGGCTTAGCACCCGCACTTTTACTGTTACAGTAACAGGCAAAGAAAAAAGCCTCAGCTACGGGGAAGCCAACGGGCTGCTCCCCCACCCCGACAGAGCAACACGGGAGTCCGCTAACCGCGCCATCTATGGGTTGCTGGGTAAAGACGGCGAAATTTTTGCTTCTGCCCTGCGCAGCATTTGTAACGACTGGGTTGTCATGTCACAGCGCCGCAAGTACACCTCGCCCATGGAGTCCAGCTTACTAAGCAACGACACCCAGCAACAAATCATAGACAACCTGCTCAGCGCAGTGGAAGCCAACGTTGGCATGTTTCGCCGCTACCTCACGCTGAAAGCCCAACTTATGAGGTTGCCTGTGCTGGGCAACCACGACATCGTTGCTCCACTAACTGACTTGCCTGAACAGAAATTCACCTTTGAAGAAGCCAAAGACAAAGTTATCCGAGCCTATAACCGCTTCAGCCCAAAATACGCCACTGCGGTTAAAGAAATGTTTGAGAAACGCCGCATTGATGCTTCACCGCGGTTTGGCAAACGTAACGGCGCGTTTTGTGCAGGATACTACACGGGCAAATCCGCCTTCATACTGCAAAGCTTCACTGGCTCACTGGGCGACGTGTTCACATTAGCCCACGAATTGGGGCACGCCACCCACGACTACTACGCCTCACTCAGCCAGCCCCTCATGAACACCAGCATCCCCTCAATTGTGGCGGAAACCGCCTCCATATTTGGGGAACTGCTGCTGACAGACCTGCTTTTGGACGAAGCCAAATCTGACGCGGACCGCAAAGCCGTGCTCTGCTTGGTTCTGGATGAGGCAGGGCAGACGACTTTTCAAGTGACGGCGCGGGTTTGGTTTGAGCAGGCACTTTACGCCTCCATTGAACACGGGGAATACCTTGATTACTCCACCATCTGCCGCCACTGGACCACCGCCCGAAACCGCATCTTCGGCGACGCAGTCACATGGCTGCCTGAAATGGACGCGGAGTGGACCATGAAGCCCCACTACTACATGTCCAATTACCGCTTCTACAACTACCCCTACACCTACGCCCAAATGTTCGTCTTCGCCCTGTACGAGCGGTACCTGCAAGAAGGCGGCGTATTTGTGCCCAAACTGGAAACAGCGTTGTCAGCAGGCAGCAGCGTTTCTCCGCTGGAAATCGGAAAAATTTTGGGCTTAGACGTTGCGGACGAGGGGTTTTGGCAGCTGGGTTTGGGCAGGTTTGGGCATTTTGTGGCTGAACTGGAAAAAACCCTAACCTAA